From Nerophis ophidion isolate RoL-2023_Sa linkage group LG15, RoL_Noph_v1.0, whole genome shotgun sequence, one genomic window encodes:
- the LOC133569073 gene encoding uncharacterized protein LOC133569073 produces MKCVYLCSVVLLVCDVTAAGPLHAQCTVHWYFAIPCQAVYESLVSQIKKWEGMAGCTSGGQRCSYKLNSATVHFISAKHTTPLTRYQQVINFRLVPYHFFTGCHISAMSISQTWFVVRDHGTNYCNLYNLMEGSSLTEVRGYREMTSDFLCTQRSSANCILD; encoded by the exons AtgaagtgtgtttacttgtgcagtGTTGTGTTGTTGGTGTGTGACGTCACTGCTGCAGGACCTCTACACGCACAGTGCACAGTACATTG GTACTTTGCGATACCATGTCAAGCGGTTTATGAATCGCTAGTTTCACAGATCAAGAAGTGGGAAGGCATGGCGGGCTGCACCAGTGGAGGACAGCGCTGCTCGTACAAG CTAAATTCTGCCACGGTGCACTTTATATCTGCCAAACACACCACTCCGTTGACGAGGTACCAACAAGTCATCAACTTCCGCCTGGTGCCTTATCACTTCTTCACTGGGTGTCATATTTCT GCCATGTCCATCTCCCAGACCTGGTTTGTGGTCCGAGACCACGGCACCAACTACTGCAACCTCTACAACCTCATGGAAG GAAGTAGTCTCACAGAGGTCAGAGGTTACAGGGAGATGACCAGTGACTTCTTATGTACTCAGCGCTCCTCAGCCAACTGTATCCTCGACTGA